A stretch of the Bacillus sp. B-jedd genome encodes the following:
- a CDS encoding RDD family protein, whose product MYCPNCHTLNEEDARFCSKCGEYLEKKDPEVCPDCGATRKSGEAFCTSCGFKFSEPSTEQISSPPTPVQQQTDYAIPEQQVVTSANTPQFGSPGYTIYSNEQVKFAGFGLRFVALILDSIILSIAGGIIGAIFMISEGELGSTLLSFVIGLAYKAGLEGSSKQATLGKMVLGIKVIGPDGGRISYGRAIGRYFANFLSAITLFIGYLMAAFTKEKRALHDFVAGTYVVKVNK is encoded by the coding sequence TTGTACTGTCCAAATTGTCATACGTTAAATGAAGAAGATGCCCGCTTTTGCAGTAAATGTGGGGAATACCTTGAAAAGAAAGATCCAGAGGTGTGCCCAGACTGCGGAGCCACCCGTAAATCCGGTGAGGCTTTCTGTACAAGCTGCGGGTTCAAATTCAGCGAGCCTTCAACTGAACAAATTTCCAGTCCTCCCACACCCGTTCAACAGCAAACTGATTACGCAATCCCCGAGCAGCAGGTTGTAACAAGCGCGAATACCCCTCAATTTGGATCACCGGGCTATACCATTTACTCCAATGAACAAGTCAAATTCGCGGGTTTTGGTCTTCGCTTCGTCGCTTTGATTCTAGATTCCATCATCCTTTCAATTGCTGGAGGTATCATAGGAGCCATTTTCATGATATCCGAAGGTGAACTCGGTTCAACATTATTGTCATTTGTGATTGGTTTAGCTTATAAAGCAGGCCTTGAAGGTTCCTCCAAACAGGCTACACTTGGAAAAATGGTCCTCGGCATAAAAGTCATCGGCCCGGACGGAGGCAGGATCAGCTACGGAAGAGCCATTGGCAGATATTTCGCCAATTTCCTATCCGCGATTACTCTCTTCATCGGTTATCTGATGGCCGCCTTTACAAAAGAAAAACGCGCGCTGCATGACTTTGTGGCGGGTACTTACGTTGTTAAAGTTAATAAGTAA
- a CDS encoding staygreen family protein produces the protein MNEFNPSKLTVTYIAPITPFRPLEGRKYTLTHSDTTGKLFLTIGPEYSFSSTKTRDEVKAEWNQSMGEYSLCGRVYISGGEFDEQYSKVRFMIFKKELKLALTAIVYGDQVFYSCFPWLLDAPIYIKFESIYPEFQKVHYYGTPRQYLSAAQKQGIK, from the coding sequence TTGAATGAGTTCAATCCTTCAAAACTGACAGTTACCTATATTGCGCCCATTACGCCATTCCGGCCGCTGGAGGGGAGAAAATACACACTTACCCATTCAGACACTACCGGCAAGCTGTTTTTAACCATCGGCCCTGAATATAGCTTTTCCAGTACGAAAACAAGGGACGAAGTAAAGGCCGAATGGAACCAAAGCATGGGTGAATATTCTTTATGCGGCCGCGTTTATATAAGTGGCGGTGAGTTTGATGAACAGTATTCGAAAGTGCGCTTTATGATTTTCAAGAAAGAATTAAAACTGGCACTGACCGCCATTGTTTATGGCGATCAAGTATTCTACAGTTGCTTCCCATGGCTGCTGGACGCCCCTATTTATATAAAATTCGAATCAATTTATCCTGAATTCCAGAAGGTCCATTATTATGGTACACCAAGGCAATACTTATCTGCCGCCCAAAAGCAGGGAATTAAATAG
- a CDS encoding ABC transporter substrate-binding protein, with product MLKKRRFIAVLSSTALALSLAACQSSTDSSGSKTEKEKKEDGDKVVTITYARGADTTGSTEKLIKAFEDSHPNIKVEYQEMPNSSGQQHDQYVTAFSSKSDEIDVFDADVVWPAEFAQANYALELDRLIDKDGINMDDYFPATVQAGKFGGKQWAMPKYMDAGLLYYRTDVVKSPPKTWDELIAAAKDGQSKEGTKFGFALQANQYEGLVVNAIEFIASYGGQVIDENNKVVIDSPESVKGLSKMVEVVNSGITPNNILTFTEPETETAFIEGQTVLARNWPYMSKSAADKERSKVLDKVGYSVLPAGDKGSASTLGGYMTMINRYTDEPEAAWEFVKWMTGKEGQMISATEGGRAPTLKALYDDEKVKQAAPLFGNEEFVKVLHSAVPRPVTPNYPKISDIMQIEISKALTKKITPEEAVKNMQKKMEEALQ from the coding sequence ATGCTAAAGAAAAGAAGATTTATTGCAGTCTTATCTTCCACGGCGCTTGCGCTTAGTTTAGCAGCCTGCCAATCTTCGACCGACAGTTCTGGCAGTAAAACTGAAAAAGAGAAAAAAGAAGATGGGGATAAGGTTGTAACGATTACATATGCCCGAGGCGCGGATACTACGGGAAGTACTGAAAAGTTAATTAAGGCGTTTGAAGATTCACATCCGAATATCAAAGTTGAATACCAGGAAATGCCGAATAGCAGCGGACAGCAGCATGATCAGTATGTAACGGCATTCAGCTCAAAAAGTGATGAGATAGATGTTTTTGACGCTGACGTTGTCTGGCCTGCTGAGTTTGCTCAAGCAAACTACGCGCTGGAACTTGACAGATTGATTGATAAAGATGGCATTAACATGGATGACTATTTCCCAGCAACTGTACAGGCCGGGAAATTTGGAGGCAAACAGTGGGCCATGCCGAAATATATGGATGCGGGACTCCTTTATTACCGGACTGACGTAGTTAAAAGCCCTCCGAAAACATGGGACGAGCTAATAGCTGCCGCGAAGGATGGCCAAAGCAAGGAAGGGACTAAATTCGGTTTTGCCCTACAGGCGAACCAGTACGAAGGCCTTGTAGTGAATGCGATTGAGTTCATCGCTTCCTATGGCGGACAAGTTATTGATGAAAACAATAAAGTTGTTATTGATAGCCCTGAATCGGTGAAGGGTCTGTCCAAAATGGTGGAGGTTGTTAATTCAGGCATTACCCCAAATAACATTTTGACTTTTACCGAACCGGAAACGGAAACAGCTTTTATTGAAGGTCAAACCGTTCTTGCCAGGAACTGGCCATATATGTCTAAATCCGCAGCTGATAAGGAGCGTTCAAAGGTTCTTGATAAAGTCGGTTATTCTGTACTACCGGCAGGAGATAAAGGCTCTGCCTCAACTCTCGGCGGCTATATGACGATGATCAATCGTTATACTGATGAGCCTGAGGCGGCATGGGAGTTTGTTAAATGGATGACCGGCAAAGAAGGCCAGATGATTTCTGCAACAGAGGGCGGCCGGGCGCCAACACTGAAAGCTTTATATGACGATGAAAAAGTTAAGCAGGCGGCACCATTGTTCGGAAATGAGGAATTTGTCAAAGTTCTTCACAGTGCTGTTCCAAGACCGGTAACGCCAAATTATCCAAAAATCTCGGATATTATGCAAATTGAAATTTCAAAAGCATTAACAAAAAAGATAACGCCTGAAGAAGCGGTTAAGAATATGCAAAAGAAAATGGAAGAGGCATTGCAGTAA
- a CDS encoding ABC transporter permease subunit: MAKKPKRHMSLTEKQLGYTMVLPSLILIFAVVIWPITQSFWNSLFDYKLNDPAKSQKMLSDHIDLERYANNFYYLSNSLENLQESDEKPEVKEKINNVQNDLDEQHAKIMREPGIKEKYKKVNDLIASFKPVTDSELKYSKIDSQIAQSYISTLEDAENKLSKLQLTEKNTGIAADLKEQLKETKASILQSNFIGFKNYLTYFKDQRMWQSIANTSVFTVISVFFELVIGLLIALLLNRVFFGRGIVRAAVLIPWAIPTAVSAMMWKYLYDGQSGIIAHYFEKIHLVSNAGDLLTTPVGAMFSIIFTDVWKTTPYMSLLLLAGLQTIPSSLYEAAQVDGANKFQQFFKITLPLLKSSVLVALLFRTLDAFRVFDLIYVLTGGGPANSTESITVYAYKTLFSQQNFGAGSVLSVIVFLAVALISMVYIKFIGSDLFEGKVKN; encoded by the coding sequence ATGGCAAAAAAACCAAAACGGCATATGAGCTTAACTGAAAAGCAGCTCGGCTATACAATGGTTCTGCCTTCACTCATTTTAATTTTTGCGGTTGTGATTTGGCCGATTACCCAGTCATTTTGGAACAGTCTATTTGATTACAAGTTAAATGACCCTGCCAAGTCACAAAAAATGTTATCTGATCATATCGACCTTGAAAGGTATGCGAACAATTTCTATTATTTATCCAATTCACTAGAAAACCTGCAAGAAAGTGATGAAAAACCAGAAGTGAAAGAAAAAATAAACAACGTACAGAATGACTTGGATGAACAGCATGCAAAAATAATGCGCGAACCCGGTATTAAGGAGAAATATAAAAAGGTAAATGATCTAATCGCTTCCTTCAAGCCAGTCACCGACTCTGAATTGAAGTATTCTAAAATAGATTCACAAATTGCCCAGAGCTATATTTCAACACTCGAGGATGCTGAAAACAAATTAAGCAAACTCCAACTGACAGAAAAAAATACCGGAATCGCGGCTGATTTAAAGGAACAATTAAAAGAAACCAAGGCATCAATTCTTCAATCAAATTTCATAGGTTTTAAGAATTACCTCACGTATTTTAAGGATCAGCGTATGTGGCAATCGATTGCCAACACAAGCGTATTTACGGTTATTTCCGTTTTTTTCGAATTGGTCATCGGACTTCTGATCGCACTCCTCCTTAACAGAGTATTCTTCGGGAGGGGAATAGTCAGAGCCGCAGTCCTTATCCCATGGGCAATCCCTACGGCTGTTTCAGCGATGATGTGGAAGTACTTATATGATGGTCAATCTGGGATTATTGCTCATTATTTTGAAAAAATCCATTTGGTTAGTAACGCGGGAGATTTGCTGACGACGCCCGTTGGAGCAATGTTTTCTATTATCTTTACTGATGTATGGAAAACAACGCCTTACATGTCTCTATTGCTGCTCGCAGGTTTGCAAACAATTCCTTCTTCCCTGTATGAGGCCGCACAAGTGGATGGGGCGAATAAATTCCAGCAATTTTTCAAGATTACCTTACCGCTTTTGAAATCATCCGTTCTCGTGGCCTTGTTGTTCAGGACGCTGGATGCATTCAGGGTATTCGACCTGATTTATGTCCTGACAGGAGGCGGACCAGCCAACTCAACTGAATCCATTACTGTCTATGCTTATAAAACATTATTCTCCCAGCAAAACTTCGGGGCGGGCTCCGTTTTATCGGTAATAGTCTTTTTAGCCGTTGCATTGATCAGTATGGTTTATATCAAATTTATCGGATCCGACCTTTTTGAGGGTAAGGTTAAAAATTAG
- a CDS encoding carbohydrate ABC transporter permease: MNKRAGMPFYLFLTVFVFLVMFPFLWVFLTSIKPPGEIFSSFAWFSKQPTMESYQSALTTRPLLTYMKNSFIVSTVTTFIAVLFASFAAYALTRLPIRFKRAILGVVLASSMFPHIAIMSPIYNFATDFHLRNTYLGLVIPYITFSLPLAIWLLSTFFQKIPFDLEESAKMDGATPFQTFRKIIFPLAAPGVFTTAILVFITAWNEYLFALTINSKEASRTVPVGISLYQSDFTIPWGDITAATVIVTVPIVVLVLIFQRRIVSGLTSGSVKG, encoded by the coding sequence ATGAATAAACGTGCTGGCATGCCATTTTATTTATTCCTGACAGTTTTCGTATTCCTGGTCATGTTTCCGTTCTTATGGGTGTTTTTGACCTCAATTAAGCCGCCCGGCGAGATTTTTTCTTCCTTCGCCTGGTTCTCGAAACAACCGACTATGGAATCGTATCAATCGGCTTTAACAACAAGGCCGTTGCTGACATATATGAAAAATAGTTTCATCGTCTCAACGGTGACAACCTTTATTGCTGTGTTATTCGCGTCTTTCGCAGCCTATGCCCTTACAAGGCTGCCAATCAGATTCAAAAGGGCAATATTAGGGGTTGTGCTAGCATCATCCATGTTCCCTCATATTGCGATTATGTCGCCCATCTATAATTTCGCGACCGATTTCCATTTAAGAAACACTTATTTGGGACTTGTCATTCCATATATCACCTTCAGCCTTCCGCTCGCAATCTGGCTGTTGTCCACCTTTTTTCAAAAGATCCCATTTGATTTGGAAGAGTCGGCGAAAATGGATGGAGCCACGCCGTTTCAGACTTTCAGGAAAATTATTTTTCCACTGGCTGCGCCTGGAGTATTTACGACAGCGATTCTGGTTTTTATTACAGCATGGAATGAGTATTTATTTGCATTGACAATCAATTCAAAGGAAGCGTCGCGAACTGTACCGGTGGGCATATCGCTTTATCAGAGTGATTTTACGATACCATGGGGAGACATTACTGCGGCGACTGTCATCGTAACAGTGCCGATCGTTGTGCTCGTCTTAATTTTCCAAAGAAGGATTGTGTCAGGCTTAACTTCCGGTTCTGTAAAGGGCTAA
- a CDS encoding glycoside hydrolase family 15 protein, which yields MRKKPYLTDAIIGNSKMLASLTKDGQLQRLFWPNIDFSQHINQFYTGVFVHGSGSETSFMHEEGWEYEQVYDGNTNILITAATNKDMEVEIKQIDFIVPGMDVYVRDYKVRNLSKEDKTITFVMYSNLTVDDRKRYNTVMFDPMEDCLLHYFRQHAFAIGSNLEATHFQSGNAFEAAKKNKLSGKVIMNKTDGALSWYLGSFAGGEEKHLPIYIGAASNLGGAVEVLSEAKKMGSPALYELTSQYWDKYLHQAKEIPIKDSKIKEVYNRSLLIFKLLNNEETGAFIAGPEVDEDYDFSGGYAYCWGRDAAYIATAADLAGYHDLVSKFYYSTVGTQREDGAWEHRFYTDGQLAPTWGIQIDEAGSILWGIHKHYEITKDEEFVMNIWPTVEKGADFLSVFIDPETHLPLPTNDLWEKREGEHMYSTAAVYGGLMGSSKLAKKLNRTDLAEKWETAAEQMKKSVENRCWNEETGAYFRALKLAVDEQRYLEAVSEGKQTLIEEDSKGYKTFRLLEDPVIDICLLGLNVPFNMIDADKERMKKTAETLEKQLTSPIVGGIERFPGDVYIGGNPWILTTLWLAQYYVKIGKFEEAREYLNWAAVNANHLGLLPEQIDKKTGEPAWVMPLTWSHAMFVLTVIALQEAGELNK from the coding sequence ATGCGTAAGAAACCATATTTGACGGACGCAATTATCGGGAATTCAAAAATGCTCGCATCATTGACTAAAGATGGACAGCTACAGAGGCTTTTTTGGCCAAATATCGATTTTTCCCAGCATATCAATCAATTCTATACAGGAGTCTTTGTTCATGGTAGCGGATCAGAAACGTCCTTTATGCATGAAGAAGGCTGGGAATATGAACAGGTATATGATGGCAATACGAATATCCTCATTACAGCTGCCACTAATAAAGATATGGAAGTAGAAATCAAGCAAATCGATTTTATTGTACCGGGCATGGATGTCTATGTCAGGGACTACAAAGTTAGAAATCTTTCAAAAGAAGATAAAACAATTACATTCGTCATGTATTCAAATCTGACGGTTGATGATCGAAAACGGTACAATACCGTCATGTTTGATCCGATGGAGGATTGTCTTCTTCATTATTTCCGCCAACATGCTTTTGCTATCGGAAGCAATCTGGAGGCCACGCATTTCCAGAGCGGCAATGCCTTCGAAGCGGCCAAGAAAAATAAACTATCCGGAAAAGTCATTATGAACAAGACGGATGGCGCCTTATCTTGGTATCTCGGCAGTTTTGCCGGAGGAGAAGAAAAGCATCTTCCGATTTATATTGGGGCAGCCTCAAATTTGGGAGGAGCAGTTGAAGTCCTTTCAGAAGCTAAAAAAATGGGCAGCCCAGCGCTTTATGAACTGACTTCCCAGTATTGGGATAAATATCTTCATCAAGCAAAAGAGATTCCCATAAAAGATAGCAAAATTAAAGAGGTATACAATCGATCATTATTGATATTCAAATTGTTGAACAATGAAGAAACCGGGGCTTTTATTGCCGGTCCGGAAGTGGATGAGGATTACGATTTTTCAGGCGGTTATGCTTATTGCTGGGGCAGGGATGCCGCTTATATCGCCACAGCAGCGGATCTAGCGGGCTATCATGACCTAGTTTCAAAATTCTATTACTCCACGGTAGGCACTCAGCGGGAAGACGGGGCATGGGAGCACCGCTTCTATACTGACGGTCAACTGGCACCGACATGGGGAATACAAATAGATGAAGCCGGTTCCATCCTTTGGGGTATCCACAAGCACTATGAAATTACGAAAGATGAAGAATTCGTCATGAATATTTGGCCGACAGTCGAAAAAGGTGCCGACTTTCTCAGTGTTTTTATCGATCCCGAAACACATCTTCCCCTTCCCACAAACGACTTATGGGAGAAGAGGGAGGGGGAGCATATGTATTCCACCGCCGCTGTGTATGGCGGTTTGATGGGATCTTCCAAGCTCGCGAAAAAGCTAAATCGAACCGATTTAGCGGAAAAATGGGAGACTGCAGCCGAACAGATGAAAAAGTCAGTGGAAAATAGATGCTGGAACGAGGAAACAGGCGCTTATTTTAGAGCGTTAAAGCTTGCAGTTGACGAGCAAAGATATTTAGAGGCTGTATCGGAAGGCAAACAGACATTAATTGAAGAAGACAGCAAGGGATATAAAACATTCAGATTATTGGAGGATCCGGTAATCGATATATGCCTGCTTGGACTGAATGTGCCGTTTAATATGATTGATGCCGATAAGGAACGGATGAAAAAGACAGCTGAAACACTTGAAAAACAGCTGACATCACCAATTGTCGGCGGAATCGAACGGTTTCCCGGCGATGTTTATATTGGTGGAAATCCGTGGATTTTAACAACATTATGGCTGGCGCAGTATTATGTTAAGATTGGAAAATTTGAGGAAGCCCGTGAATACTTGAATTGGGCGGCCGTTAATGCGAATCATTTAGGATTGCTGCCGGAACAAATTGATAAAAAGACTGGCGAGCCCGCATGGGTTATGCCGCTGACATGGTCACACGCAATGTTTGTTTTGACAGTGATTGCACTTCAGGAAGCTGGCGAATTGAATAAATAA
- a CDS encoding LAGLIDADG family homing endonuclease, which produces MSKIDRDKEIALLYNNGPKTALIAKRFELSERRIRSILKKSGVTMRLPGYRKHHLNENFFKSWNNEMAWVLGFIVTDGCINPTQSFSISQKDIYPLERIKRLLDHTGTIEKYGKSTTYMLSVNSKVMKEDLNKLGLTEKKSLTIKFLVCPAEYLPHFVRGVIDGDGHVDIDGYRVTVTSASSSFAEGLLSVFQSWGLQAYVHKEIGRNTNTIFRVIVSGKSSVSKLAEIIYRNAGSNCIQIKKEKMMQIFRKDLVPEKIRMKFRTNISAEILARLDKIAKDNGTYTNYLLETGLRNLFRQNEIAMVKQKRTDRVQYKTAYNRILLMETKTFAKSHKVNISDVIEYAADYIDLEEAIREGAKQRIKRK; this is translated from the coding sequence ATGTCAAAAATAGATAGGGATAAAGAGATTGCTTTGCTATACAATAACGGCCCAAAAACCGCTTTAATAGCAAAGAGATTTGAACTTAGTGAGCGGAGAATACGGAGTATTCTTAAAAAGAGTGGAGTAACCATGCGTCTACCGGGTTATAGAAAACATCATTTGAATGAAAACTTTTTTAAATCTTGGAACAATGAAATGGCCTGGGTCCTAGGATTTATCGTGACAGACGGTTGCATTAATCCAACACAATCGTTTTCTATTAGCCAAAAGGATATTTATCCGCTTGAAAGGATAAAAAGGCTATTAGATCACACGGGAACAATTGAGAAATACGGAAAATCGACTACCTATATGTTATCTGTAAATTCCAAAGTGATGAAAGAAGATTTAAATAAACTTGGGTTGACTGAAAAGAAATCCCTAACTATTAAATTTCTCGTTTGCCCAGCAGAATATTTGCCTCATTTCGTCCGAGGTGTCATTGATGGAGATGGCCATGTGGATATTGATGGCTATAGGGTTACCGTCACAAGCGCCAGTTCGTCCTTTGCTGAGGGTTTACTGTCTGTTTTCCAGTCATGGGGCTTACAGGCCTATGTCCATAAAGAAATAGGCCGGAATACGAATACAATATTTCGAGTCATCGTTTCGGGTAAAAGCAGTGTCAGCAAACTTGCTGAAATTATTTATAGAAACGCCGGGAGTAACTGCATACAAATAAAAAAAGAAAAAATGATGCAAATCTTTAGAAAAGACCTAGTGCCTGAAAAAATAAGGATGAAATTCAGGACTAATATTAGCGCGGAAATTCTAGCACGACTTGATAAAATCGCAAAAGATAATGGCACCTATACAAACTACTTACTTGAAACCGGATTAAGAAATTTGTTTCGCCAAAATGAAATAGCCATGGTGAAACAGAAACGGACAGACCGTGTACAATATAAAACGGCTTATAATCGTATATTGTTGATGGAGACTAAAACTTTCGCAAAAAGCCATAAGGTCAATATTAGTGATGTCATAGAATATGCGGCCGATTATATCGATCTTGAAGAAGCAATTAGAGAAGGGGCTAAACAAAGGATTAAAAGAAAGTGA
- the guaD gene encoding guanine deaminase — MSHYTLIFQGTAFSSKNPKEINVLQEHLFCINDEGIIEKIVPPTDPEYEKILNTYEGTEAFHRLAEGQFLLPGFVDLHVHAPQWAQAGNALDVPLYDWLHTYTFPLEAKFSDLDFAKTVYEDAVSSMLANGTTTALYFATVHKDASILLAKICAEKGQRGLVGKVVMDDPEQNPSYYRDVDTKTALQDTEDFILAVKELNETTKQGVYPVVTPRFIPSCTDDALKGLGELAAKYDTHIQSHCSESDWEHGYVKERFGKNDAFALNDFGLLGDKSVMAHCNFLSNEDAELFAKTGTAIGHCPISNGYFANSVIPIARFLSRGVEIGLGSDISGGFSPSLFDNARQAVMSSRMLEDGVNTSLPAGERGVPHSRITMNEAFYLATAGGGESLSLPIGRLEEGYAWDVQVIDTMVPTAKLPIYDKNEPLEDRFQKIMYLARPENIREVWVQGEKVHMRQ, encoded by the coding sequence ATGTCTCATTATACGCTTATTTTCCAAGGAACTGCCTTTTCCAGTAAAAACCCAAAGGAAATCAATGTTTTACAGGAACATTTATTTTGCATCAATGACGAAGGCATCATTGAAAAAATAGTACCTCCCACAGATCCCGAATATGAAAAAATATTAAATACCTACGAAGGAACTGAAGCCTTCCACAGGCTCGCTGAAGGCCAATTTTTGCTGCCAGGCTTTGTCGATCTGCACGTCCACGCCCCACAATGGGCCCAAGCCGGAAATGCGCTCGATGTCCCGCTTTACGACTGGCTTCATACCTATACCTTCCCTTTGGAAGCTAAATTTTCAGACCTGGATTTTGCAAAAACAGTCTATGAAGACGCGGTCAGCTCCATGCTCGCGAATGGAACGACGACCGCCCTTTATTTCGCTACCGTACATAAAGACGCCAGTATCCTGCTCGCAAAAATCTGCGCAGAAAAGGGCCAGCGCGGGCTCGTTGGCAAAGTGGTCATGGACGATCCAGAACAAAATCCGTCTTACTACCGGGATGTTGATACCAAAACCGCCCTCCAGGACACCGAAGACTTCATATTGGCGGTCAAAGAGTTGAATGAAACAACGAAACAGGGCGTTTATCCAGTTGTTACGCCGAGATTCATCCCGAGCTGCACAGATGATGCTTTAAAAGGCCTTGGAGAGCTCGCTGCCAAATATGATACCCATATCCAGTCCCACTGCAGCGAAAGCGATTGGGAGCACGGCTATGTAAAAGAGAGATTTGGCAAAAATGACGCTTTCGCACTGAATGATTTTGGCCTGCTTGGCGATAAATCGGTCATGGCGCATTGCAACTTTCTTTCAAATGAGGATGCCGAACTGTTCGCCAAGACTGGAACTGCCATTGGGCATTGCCCCATTTCGAACGGTTATTTTGCCAACAGTGTCATTCCTATCGCCCGCTTCCTATCCAGAGGGGTTGAAATCGGCCTTGGTTCGGATATTTCAGGTGGGTTTTCTCCAAGTTTATTCGATAACGCCCGCCAGGCGGTCATGTCTTCAAGAATGCTGGAAGACGGCGTAAACACCTCACTCCCTGCTGGGGAACGCGGGGTCCCACATTCACGTATAACGATGAACGAAGCGTTTTATTTGGCGACAGCCGGAGGCGGGGAAAGCTTGAGCCTGCCGATTGGGCGGCTCGAGGAAGGCTATGCATGGGATGTTCAGGTAATTGATACGATGGTTCCTACCGCAAAATTGCCGATCTATGATAAAAATGAACCTTTAGAGGATCGTTTCCAGAAAATCATGTATCTTGCCCGCCCGGAAAATATTCGCGAAGTATGGGTACAGGGCGAAAAGGTGCATATGAGGCAATGA
- the gndA gene encoding NADP-dependent phosphogluconate dehydrogenase: protein MMAKQQIGVIGLAVMGKNLAWNMESKGYSVAVFNRSSEKTEEMARESEGKNIFPAYSIEEFVNSLEKPRKIMLMVKAGAATDATIDQLKPYLEKGDILIDGGNTYFADTQRRNKELSELGLHFIGTGVSGGEEGALKGPSIMPGGQKEAYELVAPIFKGISAKVDGEPCTTYIGPDGAGHYVKMVHNGIEYGDMQLISEAYNILKNVLGMTADELHEVFSEWNKGELDSYLIEITADIFTKKDEETGKPLVDLILDTAGQKGTGKWTSQSALDLGVPLPIITESVFARFISAMKNERVEASKILRGPAGKTFEGDRKAFIESVRKALYMSKICSYAQGFAQLRAASEEFGWDLRYGDIAMIFRGGCIIRAQFLQKIKEAYDNEPGLKNLLLDPYFKEIAESYQDALREIIGVAVQNGIPVPCFSAAVSYYDSYRSETLPANLLQAQRDYFGAHTYQRIDKEGTFHTEWMK, encoded by the coding sequence ATTATGGCTAAGCAACAAATTGGCGTCATCGGCCTTGCTGTCATGGGCAAAAATCTTGCCTGGAATATGGAAAGCAAAGGATACAGTGTCGCGGTATTTAACCGCTCATCAGAAAAAACAGAGGAAATGGCAAGGGAATCCGAGGGAAAGAACATCTTCCCTGCCTATTCAATTGAGGAATTTGTCAATTCTCTTGAAAAGCCACGCAAAATTATGCTGATGGTCAAGGCAGGCGCTGCGACTGACGCGACAATCGATCAGCTGAAGCCTTATCTTGAAAAAGGCGATATCTTAATTGATGGCGGTAATACTTATTTCGCGGATACACAAAGGCGTAACAAAGAACTGAGCGAGTTGGGTCTCCACTTTATCGGCACCGGCGTTTCTGGCGGCGAGGAAGGCGCGTTGAAAGGCCCATCCATCATGCCAGGCGGCCAGAAGGAAGCATATGAGCTAGTTGCCCCGATCTTTAAGGGTATTTCCGCTAAAGTGGATGGCGAACCTTGCACGACTTATATTGGGCCAGACGGCGCAGGACATTATGTCAAGATGGTCCACAATGGCATTGAATATGGCGATATGCAGCTCATTTCCGAAGCGTATAACATCTTGAAGAACGTGCTGGGAATGACTGCTGATGAGCTCCATGAAGTGTTTTCCGAATGGAACAAAGGCGAGCTCGACAGCTACCTTATCGAAATAACCGCCGATATCTTCACGAAAAAAGACGAAGAAACTGGCAAGCCGCTCGTCGATTTGATTCTTGATACTGCCGGCCAAAAAGGTACTGGCAAATGGACAAGCCAGAGCGCCCTTGACCTGGGGGTCCCCCTCCCGATCATTACAGAATCGGTTTTCGCCCGTTTCATCTCTGCCATGAAGAATGAACGTGTAGAAGCAAGCAAAATCCTCAGGGGACCTGCTGGCAAGACATTCGAAGGCGATCGCAAAGCCTTTATCGAATCTGTCCGGAAAGCCCTGTACATGAGCAAAATTTGTTCCTATGCGCAAGGATTCGCGCAGTTGCGCGCTGCATCCGAGGAGTTCGGCTGGGATCTCCGCTATGGGGATATCGCAATGATTTTCCGCGGCGGCTGCATTATCAGAGCGCAATTTTTGCAGAAGATAAAAGAAGCCTATGACAATGAACCAGGACTGAAAAACTTGCTGCTCGACCCGTACTTCAAGGAGATAGCAGAAAGCTACCAGGATGCACTAAGGGAAATTATCGGCGTCGCTGTTCAGAACGGCATCCCGGTCCCTTGCTTCTCCGCCGCTGTATCGTATTATGACAGCTATCGTTCGGAGACACTTCCGGCCAACCTTCTGCAAGCACAGCGGGACTATTTCGGGGCGCATACGTACCAAAGGATTGACAAGGAAGGAACCTTCCACACTGAGTGGATGAAATAG